One Fretibacterium sp. OH1220_COT-178 genomic region harbors:
- a CDS encoding HMA2 domain-containing protein → MIESFVPGRVRLRSRLLTMPELAELLRGSLLGIQGVKVVTVNVRTGGLLLEYEPDRLPLSLLAQALPVFQRLGELEGLAAGEIRSALETALKDLKRVLMSD, encoded by the coding sequence ATGATCGAGAGTTTTGTGCCCGGAAGGGTTCGGCTCAGGTCCCGATTGCTGACGATGCCCGAGCTCGCCGAATTGCTGAGAGGATCGCTCCTGGGAATACAAGGAGTGAAGGTGGTCACGGTCAACGTCAGAACCGGAGGGCTCCTGCTGGAGTATGAGCCCGACCGGCTTCCCCTTTCCCTCCTCGCCCAAGCGCTGCCCGTGTTTCAGCGTCTCGGGGAGTTGGAGGGACTGGCGGCGGGGGAGATTCGGTCGGCCCTGGAGACCGCTCTGAAGGACTTGAAGAGGGTCCTGATGTCCGATTGA